Proteins from a genomic interval of Pseudomonas silesiensis:
- a CDS encoding di-heme oxidoredictase family protein, translating into MPSLPLRLSALLLALGLSACDDAPKFTQAEPGEARSGGSATVRKTDQNAFSLPSANLPPSRRVDFSVGNSFFRNPWVIAPSTTTARDGLGPLFNTNACQNCHIKDGRGHPPAPDAPNAVSMLVRLSIPDAPAYARVIEQLGIVPEPVYGGQFQDMAVPGIVPEGKVRVEYTPVPVRFKDGTEVELRKPTLQITQLGYGPMHPDTVFSARVAPPMIGLGLLEAIPEEAILANAEAQAREKNGIAGRPNRVWDDAQQKTVFGRFGWKAGQPNLNQQNVHAFSGDMGLTTSLRPVDDCTDGQTACKQAPNGNGPDGEPEVSDNILRLVLFYSRNLAVPARRDVGAPEVLAGKNLFFQAGCQSCHTPKYTTAANAAEPELANQVIRPYSDLLLHDMGDGLADNRTEFQAGGRDWRTPPLWGIGLTQAVSGHTQFLHDGRARNLLEAVLWHGGEAKAAQQQVLSFDAGQRAALLAFLNSL; encoded by the coding sequence ATGCCCTCGCTGCCTCTTCGCTTGTCCGCACTGTTGCTGGCCTTGGGCCTGAGTGCCTGCGATGACGCCCCGAAGTTCACTCAGGCCGAACCCGGTGAAGCCCGCTCCGGTGGCAGCGCGACCGTGCGCAAGACCGATCAGAATGCATTTTCCCTGCCCTCCGCCAACCTGCCGCCCTCCCGGCGCGTGGACTTCAGCGTCGGCAACAGCTTCTTTCGCAACCCGTGGGTGATCGCCCCGTCGACCACCACCGCCCGGGACGGCCTCGGCCCCTTGTTCAACACCAACGCCTGCCAGAACTGCCACATCAAGGACGGCCGCGGTCATCCGCCCGCGCCTGACGCGCCCAATGCCGTGTCGATGCTGGTGCGCCTGTCGATTCCCGACGCGCCGGCCTACGCCAGGGTCATCGAGCAGCTCGGCATCGTCCCGGAGCCGGTCTACGGTGGGCAATTCCAGGACATGGCCGTGCCCGGCATCGTTCCGGAAGGCAAGGTGCGGGTCGAGTACACGCCGGTGCCAGTTCGCTTCAAGGACGGCACCGAAGTCGAGTTGCGCAAACCGACGCTGCAGATCACCCAACTCGGCTACGGCCCGATGCACCCCGACACGGTTTTTTCGGCGAGGGTGGCGCCGCCGATGATTGGCCTGGGTTTGCTCGAAGCGATTCCAGAAGAGGCAATCCTGGCCAACGCCGAGGCCCAGGCCCGCGAGAAAAACGGCATCGCCGGGCGCCCGAACCGGGTCTGGGATGACGCGCAGCAGAAAACCGTCTTCGGGCGCTTTGGCTGGAAGGCTGGCCAACCGAACCTCAACCAGCAGAATGTGCACGCGTTTTCCGGCGACATGGGCCTCACGACCAGCCTGCGCCCTGTCGATGACTGCACCGACGGGCAGACCGCTTGCAAGCAGGCGCCCAATGGCAACGGCCCGGATGGCGAGCCGGAAGTCAGCGACAACATTCTGCGCCTGGTGCTGTTCTACAGCCGAAACCTCGCCGTACCGGCGCGCCGCGATGTCGGTGCGCCTGAAGTGCTGGCCGGCAAGAATCTGTTTTTCCAGGCGGGCTGCCAGTCCTGCCACACCCCCAAGTACACCACCGCCGCCAACGCCGCCGAACCTGAACTGGCCAATCAAGTGATTCGCCCGTACAGCGATCTGCTGCTGCATGACATGGGCGACGGCCTGGCGGATAACCGCACCGAGTTCCAGGCCGGCGGCCGCGACTGGCGTACGCCGCCGTTGTGGGGCATCGGCCTGACCCAGGCGGTCAGCGGCCACACCCAATTCCTGCACGACGGCCGCGCCCGCAACCTGCTCGAAGCCGTGCTCTGGCATGGCGGCGAAGCCAAGGCGGCGCAGCAACAGGTTTTGTCTTTCGATGCCGGGCAGCGTGCTGCGTTGCTGGCGTTTCTGAATTCCCTTTAA
- a CDS encoding imelysin family protein: MFRPKLLFTSLAALALGACSPQDPQAVTSAAIAKSVILPTYTRWVEADRQLAVSALAYCEGKANLDTARADFLHAQKAWAELQPLLIGPLAEGNRAWSVQFWPDKKNLVGRQVEQLVTAQPQIDATALAKSSVVVQGLSAYEYILFDSKPDVANDAQKSRYCPLLIAIGEHQKQLAEDILKGWNNTDGMLAQMSKFPNPRYADSHEAIADLLRVQVTALDSLKKKLGTPMGRQSKGVPQPFQADAWRSQSSLTGLEASLAAARTVWEGVDNKGLRGLLPSEQKPLADKIDAAYAASLKLFASNQRSLTEMLNDDAGRQQLNDIYDSLNVVHRLHEGELAKALGIQLGFNANDGD; this comes from the coding sequence ATGTTTCGTCCCAAATTGTTGTTCACCAGCCTTGCCGCGCTAGCCCTGGGCGCCTGTTCGCCCCAGGACCCGCAGGCCGTCACCTCGGCGGCCATCGCCAAGTCGGTGATCCTGCCCACCTACACGCGCTGGGTCGAAGCCGACCGCCAACTGGCCGTCAGTGCCCTGGCCTACTGCGAAGGCAAGGCCAACCTCGACACCGCCCGCGCCGATTTCCTGCATGCGCAAAAAGCCTGGGCCGAGTTGCAACCGCTGCTGATCGGGCCGCTGGCCGAAGGCAACCGTGCCTGGTCGGTGCAGTTCTGGCCGGACAAGAAAAACCTGGTTGGCCGTCAGGTCGAGCAACTGGTCACCGCGCAGCCGCAGATCGACGCCACCGCACTGGCCAAATCCAGCGTCGTGGTCCAGGGCCTTTCCGCCTACGAATACATCCTGTTCGACAGCAAGCCCGACGTGGCCAACGACGCGCAGAAGTCCCGGTATTGCCCACTGTTGATCGCGATTGGCGAACATCAGAAACAACTGGCCGAAGACATTCTCAAAGGCTGGAACAACACCGACGGCATGCTCGCGCAGATGAGCAAGTTCCCGAACCCGCGCTACGCCGATTCCCACGAAGCCATCGCCGACTTGCTGCGGGTGCAGGTCACCGCCCTCGACAGCCTGAAGAAAAAGCTCGGCACGCCGATGGGCCGCCAGAGCAAGGGTGTGCCGCAACCGTTCCAGGCCGATGCCTGGCGCAGCCAGTCTTCCCTGACGGGCCTGGAAGCCAGCCTCGCCGCGGCCCGGACTGTGTGGGAAGGGGTCGACAACAAAGGCTTGCGCGGCCTGTTGCCGAGCGAGCAGAAACCTTTGGCCGACAAGATCGACGCCGCTTACGCCGCGTCCCTGAAACTGTTCGCCAGCAACCAGCGTTCGCTGACTGAAATGCTCAACGACGATGCCGGGCGCCAGCAACTCAACGATATCTACGACAGCCTCAACGTCGTCCATCGCCTGCACGAAGGCGAACTGGCCAAGGCGCTGGGCATCCAACTGGGCTTCAACGCCAACGACGGTGACTGA
- a CDS encoding DUF1513 domain-containing protein: protein MLRRQALTLGSLLLGAVTLGGWTLFRQKDKSPLLLSARDDGDGKHFAVGYRLDGTRVFATRVGQRCHDIINHPTLPMALFVARRPGTESYLVDLRDGTLLQTVASQPNRHFYGHAVIHQSGDWLYATENDTSDPGRGLLGVYRFEGERLVHSGELSTHGIGPHQVSWMPDGETLVVANGGIRTEAESRVEMNLDAMEPSLVLMQRDGTLLSKETLAQPMNSVRHLGIASDGTIVAGQQFMGPSHESSELLAIKRPGQPFVAFPVPEHQLQAMGHYTASVAVHSELRLVALTAPRGNRFFIWDLDSGEVRLDAPLPDCAGVGAVADGFVVTSGQGRCRYYDCRQTDLVAKPLELPAGLWDNHLHLMA, encoded by the coding sequence ATGCTGCGACGACAGGCGCTGACGTTAGGGAGTTTGCTGCTGGGAGCAGTGACATTGGGCGGCTGGACGCTGTTCAGGCAGAAGGACAAGAGCCCGCTGCTGCTCTCGGCGCGGGACGATGGCGACGGCAAGCACTTCGCCGTCGGTTATCGGCTGGATGGCACCCGGGTGTTCGCCACCCGGGTTGGCCAGCGCTGCCACGACATCATCAATCACCCGACGCTGCCGATGGCATTGTTCGTCGCCCGCCGCCCGGGCACCGAGAGTTACCTGGTCGACCTGCGCGACGGCACGCTGCTGCAAACCGTGGCCTCGCAGCCGAACCGGCACTTCTACGGTCATGCGGTGATTCACCAGAGCGGCGACTGGCTGTACGCCACCGAGAACGACACCTCCGATCCGGGGCGTGGCTTGCTCGGCGTGTACAGGTTCGAAGGTGAACGGCTGGTGCACAGCGGCGAGCTGTCGACCCATGGCATCGGTCCGCATCAGGTGTCGTGGATGCCCGATGGCGAAACGCTGGTGGTGGCCAACGGCGGCATCCGTACCGAGGCCGAAAGCCGGGTCGAAATGAACCTCGACGCCATGGAACCGAGCCTGGTGCTGATGCAACGCGATGGCACATTGTTGAGCAAGGAAACCCTGGCCCAGCCGATGAACAGCGTGCGCCACCTGGGGATCGCCAGCGACGGCACTATCGTCGCCGGTCAGCAATTCATGGGGCCGTCCCACGAATCCTCGGAACTGCTGGCGATCAAGCGGCCGGGGCAGCCGTTCGTGGCCTTCCCGGTGCCCGAGCACCAATTGCAGGCCATGGGGCATTACACCGCCAGTGTCGCGGTGCATAGCGAACTGCGGCTGGTCGCCTTGACCGCGCCACGGGGCAATCGGTTTTTCATCTGGGACCTGGACAGCGGCGAGGTGCGCCTGGATGCGCCCCTCCCCGATTGCGCCGGGGTCGGTGCGGTGGCTGACGGGTTTGTCGTGACCTCGGGTCAAGGACGGTGCCGGTACTACGATTGCCGTCAGACAGATCTGGTTGCCAAACCGCTGGAGCTGCCTGCGGGGCTTTGGGACAACCACCTGCATCTGATGGCGTAA
- a CDS encoding efflux RND transporter periplasmic adaptor subunit, translated as MLRRRMLIMLGVVLLIVLVLAGYKAFSIYTMIQGFSAPKPPISVAVATATEQPWQARLPTVGTLKALQGVDLSLETDGTVIDLQFESGQKVKAGQPLLRLDSAVESALLETALADLGLAQLDYGRGSQLVGSQAISKGEFDRLSAVQKKSKASVNQLKAALGKKSIVAPFSGTIGIRQVDIGDYLASGTMIATLQDLSSLYVDFFVPEQSIPKIALGQPVQIVVAAYPTQTFPGTISAINPKVENSTRNVQVRATLANPDGKLLPGMFASLQVMLPDPQPRIVVPESAITYTLYGNSLYVVAQKKAEDGSLEKDDKGQPILIAERRFIETGERRDGQVMIIKGLRNGEKVVTAGQIKLDNGAHIAISDDKTLAEKNSPPPVD; from the coding sequence ATGCTGCGTCGCCGCATGTTGATCATGTTGGGTGTTGTTCTGCTGATCGTGCTGGTCCTGGCCGGTTACAAAGCCTTCTCCATCTACACGATGATCCAGGGCTTTTCCGCGCCGAAACCGCCGATCAGTGTCGCTGTGGCCACGGCCACCGAACAGCCGTGGCAAGCCCGACTGCCCACCGTTGGCACGCTCAAGGCGTTGCAAGGCGTGGACTTGAGCCTGGAGACCGACGGCACCGTCATCGATTTGCAGTTCGAGTCAGGCCAGAAGGTCAAGGCCGGTCAGCCTCTCCTGCGACTCGACAGCGCCGTGGAAAGTGCTTTGCTGGAAACGGCTCTGGCCGACCTTGGGCTGGCCCAACTCGATTACGGTCGCGGTAGCCAACTGGTCGGCAGCCAGGCCATTTCCAAAGGTGAATTCGACCGACTTTCAGCGGTGCAGAAAAAGAGCAAGGCCTCGGTCAATCAACTCAAGGCTGCGCTCGGCAAAAAAAGCATCGTCGCGCCCTTCAGTGGGACCATCGGCATTCGTCAGGTGGACATCGGTGACTATCTCGCCAGCGGCACCATGATTGCCACCCTGCAAGACCTCAGCAGCCTCTATGTAGACTTCTTCGTGCCCGAGCAATCGATACCGAAGATCGCCCTCGGCCAACCGGTGCAGATCGTTGTCGCGGCCTACCCAACACAAACCTTCCCCGGCACCATCAGTGCGATCAATCCGAAAGTCGAAAACAGCACGCGCAACGTTCAGGTCCGCGCCACACTGGCCAACCCCGATGGCAAGCTGCTGCCAGGGATGTTCGCCAGCCTGCAGGTGATGCTGCCCGACCCTCAGCCGCGCATTGTCGTGCCGGAAAGTGCAATCACCTACACGCTGTACGGCAATTCGCTCTACGTCGTCGCACAGAAAAAAGCCGAAGACGGCAGCCTCGAAAAAGACGACAAGGGCCAGCCGATCCTGATCGCTGAACGGCGCTTCATTGAAACCGGTGAGCGCCGTGATGGGCAGGTGATGATTATCAAAGGTCTGCGGAACGGCGAAAAAGTGGTCACGGCCGGCCAGATCAAACTGGACAACGGCGCCCACATTGCCATCAGCGACGACAAGACTTTAGCCGAGAAGAACAGTCCGCCGCCCGTGGACTGA
- a CDS encoding multidrug efflux RND transporter permease subunit has product MAFTDPFIRRPVLATVVSLLIVLLGFQAWSKLPLRQYPQMENALITVTTAYPGANAETIQGYITQPMQQSLASAEGIDYMTSVSRQNFSVISIYARIGANSDRLFTELLAKANEVKNQLPQDAEDPVLSKEAADASALMYISFFSKELSNPQITDYLSRVIQPKLATLPGMAEAEILGNQVFAMRLWLDPVKLAGFGLSASDVTDAVRRYNFLSAAGEVKGEYVVTSINANTELKSAEAFAAIALKVDGDSRVLLGDVARVEMGAENYDSVSSFGGTPSVYIGIKATPGANPLDVIREVRKIMPDLEAQLPPNLKGEIAYDATLFIQASIDEVVKTLFEAVLIVIVVVFLFLGALRSVVIPVVTIPLSMIGVMFFMQMMGYSINLLTLLAMVLAIGLVVDDAIVVVENIHRHIEEGKTPLDAAIEGAREIAMPVVSMTITLAAVYAPIGFLTGLTGALFKEFALTLAGAVVISGIVALTLSPMMCAFLLRHDENPSGLAHRLDRIFEGLKRRYQRLLHGTLNTRPVVLVFAVIVLCLIPVLLKFTKSELAPDEDQGVIFMIANAPQTANLDYLSAYTDEFIDIFKAFPEYYSSFQINGFNGVQSGIGGFLLKPWNERSRTQMEILPEVQRKLESISGLQIFGFNLPSLPGTGEGLPFQFVINSANDYESLLQVTDRVKKRAMESGKFAFVDLDLAFDKPEVVVDIDRAKAAQMGVSMQDLGGTLATLLGEAEINRFTIEGRSYKVIAQVERPFRDNPDWLNNYYVKNTQGELLALSTLITVTDRARPRQLNQFQQLNSAILSGVPLVSMGEAIDTVRQIAQEEAPVGYAFDYAGASRQYVQEGSALWVTFALALAIIFLVLAAQFESFRDPLVILVTVPLSICGALIPLFLGWSSMNIYTQVGLVTLIGLISKHGILIVEFANQLRKDKGLTAREAVEQAAAIRLRPVLMTTAAMVFGMVPLIIATGAGAVSRFDIGMVIATGMSIGTLFTLFVLPCVYTLLAKPDKPEEHP; this is encoded by the coding sequence ATGGCTTTTACCGACCCGTTCATCCGCCGTCCGGTGCTCGCCACCGTGGTCAGCCTGTTGATTGTGCTGCTGGGCTTCCAGGCCTGGAGCAAACTGCCGCTGCGCCAATACCCGCAAATGGAAAACGCCCTGATCACGGTGACCACCGCTTACCCCGGAGCCAACGCCGAAACGATCCAGGGCTACATCACCCAACCGATGCAACAGAGCCTGGCCAGCGCCGAAGGTATCGACTACATGACCTCGGTCAGTCGCCAGAATTTCTCGGTGATCTCGATCTACGCGCGCATCGGCGCCAACAGCGACCGCTTGTTCACCGAGCTGCTGGCCAAGGCCAACGAGGTGAAAAACCAGTTGCCCCAGGACGCCGAAGACCCGGTACTGAGCAAGGAAGCCGCCGACGCCTCGGCGCTGATGTACATCAGCTTCTTCAGCAAGGAGTTGAGCAATCCACAGATTACCGACTATCTGTCACGGGTCATCCAGCCAAAACTGGCAACCCTGCCGGGCATGGCCGAGGCCGAAATTCTCGGCAACCAGGTGTTCGCCATGCGCCTGTGGCTGGACCCGGTAAAGCTCGCCGGTTTCGGCCTGAGCGCCAGCGACGTCACCGACGCCGTGCGCCGGTACAACTTCCTCTCCGCCGCCGGCGAAGTGAAAGGCGAATATGTGGTCACCAGCATCAACGCCAACACCGAACTCAAATCCGCCGAAGCCTTCGCCGCGATTGCGCTCAAGGTCGACGGCGACAGTCGGGTGCTGCTCGGCGATGTGGCGCGAGTTGAAATGGGCGCGGAAAACTACGACTCCGTCAGCTCCTTCGGCGGCACGCCCTCGGTGTACATCGGCATCAAGGCCACCCCCGGCGCCAACCCCCTGGATGTGATCAGGGAAGTGCGCAAGATCATGCCGGACCTGGAAGCCCAGCTGCCACCGAACCTCAAGGGTGAAATCGCCTACGACGCCACGCTGTTCATCCAGGCCTCGATCGACGAAGTGGTGAAAACCCTGTTTGAAGCGGTGCTGATTGTGATCGTGGTCGTATTCCTGTTCCTCGGTGCGCTGCGCTCGGTGGTCATCCCGGTGGTCACCATCCCGCTGTCGATGATCGGCGTGATGTTCTTCATGCAGATGATGGGTTACTCGATCAACCTGCTGACCCTGCTGGCAATGGTGTTGGCCATCGGCCTGGTGGTGGACGACGCCATCGTGGTGGTGGAAAACATTCACCGCCACATCGAAGAGGGCAAGACGCCGCTGGATGCGGCCATCGAAGGCGCCAGGGAAATCGCCATGCCGGTGGTCTCGATGACCATCACCCTGGCGGCGGTCTATGCCCCGATCGGCTTCCTGACCGGGCTCACCGGGGCGTTGTTCAAGGAATTTGCGCTGACCCTGGCCGGGGCGGTGGTGATTTCCGGCATCGTAGCGCTGACCCTGTCGCCGATGATGTGCGCCTTCTTGTTGCGCCACGACGAAAACCCCAGCGGCCTGGCCCATCGGCTGGACCGGATTTTTGAAGGACTCAAGCGCCGTTACCAGCGGCTGCTGCACGGCACGCTCAACACCCGGCCGGTGGTGCTGGTGTTCGCGGTGATCGTGCTGTGCCTGATTCCGGTCCTGCTCAAGTTCACCAAGTCGGAACTGGCCCCGGATGAGGACCAGGGCGTCATTTTCATGATAGCCAACGCCCCGCAAACGGCCAACCTCGACTATCTGAGCGCTTACACGGATGAATTCATCGACATCTTCAAGGCGTTTCCCGAGTACTACTCCTCGTTCCAGATCAATGGTTTCAACGGTGTGCAGTCGGGAATCGGCGGCTTCCTGCTCAAACCGTGGAACGAACGCAGCCGAACACAGATGGAAATCCTGCCCGAGGTCCAGCGCAAACTGGAGAGCATTTCCGGGTTGCAGATCTTCGGCTTCAACCTGCCCTCCCTGCCCGGTACCGGTGAGGGGTTACCGTTCCAGTTCGTGATCAACTCCGCCAACGATTACGAGTCGCTGCTGCAAGTGACCGACCGGGTGAAAAAGCGCGCGATGGAATCCGGCAAGTTCGCTTTCGTCGACCTCGACCTGGCGTTCGACAAGCCCGAAGTGGTGGTGGATATCGATCGCGCCAAGGCCGCGCAGATGGGCGTGTCCATGCAGGATCTGGGCGGCACCCTGGCGACCCTGCTCGGTGAAGCGGAGATCAACCGGTTCACCATCGAAGGACGCAGCTACAAAGTCATCGCGCAGGTCGAGCGGCCATTCCGGGACAACCCCGACTGGCTGAACAACTATTACGTGAAGAATACCCAAGGTGAACTGCTGGCCCTGTCGACCCTGATCACCGTGACCGACCGCGCGCGTCCACGGCAGCTGAACCAGTTCCAGCAACTCAACTCAGCCATTCTTTCCGGCGTGCCGCTGGTCAGCATGGGTGAAGCCATCGATACCGTGCGCCAGATTGCCCAGGAGGAAGCGCCGGTGGGTTATGCCTTCGACTATGCCGGTGCATCCCGGCAATACGTCCAGGAAGGCAGTGCGCTGTGGGTCACCTTCGCCCTGGCACTGGCGATCATTTTCCTGGTCCTGGCCGCCCAGTTCGAAAGCTTCCGCGATCCGCTGGTGATTCTGGTCACCGTGCCGCTGTCGATCTGCGGCGCGTTGATTCCGCTGTTTTTGGGCTGGTCGAGCATGAACATCTACACCCAGGTCGGCCTGGTGACCTTGATCGGGTTGATCAGCAAACACGGGATCCTGATCGTCGAATTCGCCAACCAGTTGCGCAAGGACAAAGGCCTGACGGCGCGCGAGGCGGTTGAGCAAGCCGCAGCCATTCGCCTGCGTCCTGTGTTGATGACGACCGCAGCCATGGTGTTCGGCATGGTGCCGCTGATCATCGCCACCGGTGCGGGCGCGGTCAGCCGGTTCGACATCGGCATGGTGATCGCTACGGGCATGTCGATCGGGACATTGTTCACGCTGTTTGTGTTGCCGTGCGTGTACACATTGCTGGCAAAACCCGACAAACCTGAAGAGCACCCGTAA
- a CDS encoding lipopolysaccharide kinase InaA family protein, with amino-acid sequence MAAHCAAETDVVSQDRFDYFWNLRGEWVEEPNVRRGGESGVERVMGSDGQLLYTKRQVGHIYRSLRYPFGRPTVLRERDALIGLRLIDVSVPDIIYCGAQRDPEHQWRALLVTKSLDGFEEIDHWYAGGGRERHGESIHDRVLKELAENLARMHKGRWQHSCLYSKHVFVRVTGEGDAARVEVALIDLEKCRQRLTARYAAVHDLKQLRRHSSFSTTDWQKLVYFYDKAFGSAIKGL; translated from the coding sequence ATGGCAGCGCACTGTGCGGCAGAAACAGATGTCGTGTCCCAGGATCGTTTCGACTACTTCTGGAACCTGCGCGGGGAATGGGTTGAAGAACCCAATGTCCGCCGCGGTGGAGAAAGTGGCGTGGAGCGCGTCATGGGCAGCGATGGGCAGTTGCTCTACACCAAACGTCAGGTCGGGCATATCTATCGCAGCTTGCGGTACCCGTTCGGGCGGCCGACGGTGTTGCGCGAGCGTGACGCTCTGATCGGCCTGCGCCTGATCGATGTCAGCGTTCCGGACATAATCTACTGCGGCGCACAACGCGATCCCGAGCACCAGTGGCGCGCCTTGCTGGTGACCAAGTCGCTGGACGGATTCGAGGAAATCGACCACTGGTACGCCGGTGGCGGTCGCGAACGTCACGGTGAGTCGATACATGACCGCGTGCTCAAGGAGCTGGCCGAGAATCTGGCCCGCATGCACAAGGGGCGTTGGCAGCACAGCTGTCTCTACAGCAAGCACGTCTTCGTCCGTGTAACCGGTGAAGGCGATGCGGCCAGGGTCGAGGTTGCCTTGATCGATCTGGAGAAGTGCCGCCAACGGTTGACCGCCCGTTATGCGGCAGTGCATGACCTGAAGCAATTGCGTCGCCACTCGTCGTTCAGCACAACGGACTGGCAAAAACTCGTCTACTTTTATGACAAGGCGTTTGGCAGCGCTATCAAGGGTTTATAG
- a CDS encoding class I SAM-dependent methyltransferase, with product MDGPIKLDFSKKYDDEHAQRYLRKHQASFARRLSHWRDEQLARQALKLVGEPGLVLDLPCGAGRFWPLLAEKANRAIIGADNSESMIATALQAQPADVVKRVQPLHTSAFEIALPDNAVDSIFCMRLLHHIGEAEHRLAIFREFERVTRDSVILSLWVDGNFKAWKRKRLEGHRGHESYQNRFVLPAATVEKEFEQAGFRIQQRLDFLPFYAMWRVYVLRKR from the coding sequence ATGGATGGCCCGATCAAACTCGATTTTTCGAAAAAGTACGACGATGAACACGCTCAGCGCTACTTGCGCAAACATCAGGCTAGCTTCGCTCGCCGCCTGTCGCACTGGCGTGACGAGCAATTGGCGCGACAGGCGCTCAAGCTGGTTGGGGAACCGGGGCTGGTCCTCGATTTACCCTGTGGGGCGGGGCGTTTCTGGCCATTGCTGGCGGAAAAAGCCAATCGCGCCATCATCGGGGCCGACAACTCCGAGTCGATGATCGCGACGGCCCTGCAGGCGCAACCCGCCGACGTGGTGAAACGGGTACAACCCTTGCACACTTCTGCTTTCGAGATCGCTCTGCCCGATAACGCGGTCGACAGCATTTTCTGCATGCGCTTACTCCACCACATCGGTGAAGCCGAACATCGATTGGCCATTTTTCGTGAATTCGAGCGCGTCACCCGCGACAGCGTGATTCTTTCACTGTGGGTGGACGGCAACTTCAAAGCCTGGAAACGCAAGCGGCTCGAGGGACACCGCGGGCATGAAAGTTACCAAAACAGATTTGTGTTACCGGCTGCTACCGTCGAAAAGGAGTTCGAGCAGGCGGGGTTCCGCATCCAGCAACGCCTGGATTTCTTACCGTTCTATGCCATGTGGCGAGTTTACGTATTACGCAAGAGGTAA
- a CDS encoding sensor histidine kinase, with translation MEFRQSLAQRIIIAFALMSALVAGAFAMGIVATVHLVEEKLISAGLGGDLQRLLLMDSVSDWSHRPEPDQLFYFSGGPGDFELPKDLRPLAPGFHEVFREQLSYHAMVEVVDGRHYVLMQDQSDFEERERVLFAVVLVGFVLSLALAVFLGWVLARKVMAPVVRLARQVRHRDQLLGLAPPLAPDYAADEVGELAVAFDATLGRLRQALSRERLFTSDVSHELRTPLMVLASSCELLLENPGIDQRGRAQVERIARACEEMRELVQTFLMLARAQRDDASVSPQQTLSQVADGLLQIWREPIEAKGLSLIFDAGEPAATCYNATLLQAVMGNLLRNALHYTEQGFIRLTLTTTGFVVEDSGVGIPEEKREAMFQPFVRGNEKRGEGLGLGLSLVQRICENQGWTVSLTNMEPNGCRFQVELSRSAI, from the coding sequence ATGGAGTTTAGACAGAGCCTTGCGCAACGGATCATCATCGCCTTTGCGCTGATGAGCGCATTGGTGGCAGGGGCCTTCGCCATGGGCATTGTGGCGACCGTGCACCTGGTGGAAGAAAAACTGATTTCGGCGGGTCTGGGCGGTGATCTGCAACGCCTGTTGCTGATGGACAGTGTGTCGGACTGGAGCCATCGCCCGGAGCCGGACCAGCTGTTCTATTTCAGTGGCGGGCCGGGTGACTTCGAATTACCCAAGGATCTGCGCCCCCTGGCGCCTGGTTTTCACGAAGTGTTTCGCGAGCAGCTGTCGTACCACGCGATGGTCGAGGTCGTCGACGGCCGACATTACGTGCTGATGCAGGACCAGAGCGATTTCGAGGAGCGCGAGCGGGTGCTGTTTGCCGTGGTACTGGTGGGTTTCGTGCTGAGCCTGGCGTTGGCGGTATTTCTCGGCTGGGTACTGGCGCGCAAGGTCATGGCGCCGGTGGTGCGGCTGGCCCGTCAGGTCCGTCACCGCGACCAGTTGTTGGGGCTGGCACCACCGCTGGCACCGGATTACGCCGCCGATGAAGTCGGGGAGCTGGCCGTCGCTTTCGACGCTACCTTGGGGCGTTTGCGCCAGGCGTTGTCCCGCGAGCGCTTGTTCACCAGTGACGTCAGCCATGAACTGCGTACGCCGTTGATGGTGCTGGCCAGTTCCTGTGAGTTGTTGCTGGAAAATCCTGGTATCGATCAACGGGGTCGTGCTCAGGTCGAGCGAATCGCCCGAGCCTGCGAAGAAATGCGTGAGCTGGTGCAAACATTCCTGATGCTGGCCCGCGCGCAACGTGACGACGCCAGCGTCTCACCGCAGCAAACCCTGAGCCAGGTGGCCGACGGACTGCTCCAGATCTGGCGCGAGCCGATCGAGGCCAAGGGGTTGAGCCTGATCTTCGACGCGGGGGAGCCGGCAGCCACCTGCTACAACGCCACCCTTCTGCAAGCGGTCATGGGCAATTTGCTGCGTAACGCCCTGCATTACACCGAACAAGGGTTCATTCGCTTGACCCTGACGACCACCGGTTTCGTGGTCGAGGACAGCGGCGTCGGCATTCCCGAGGAAAAACGCGAAGCGATGTTCCAGCCGTTCGTGCGGGGCAACGAGAAGCGCGGCGAAGGCCTGGGGCTGGGGCTTTCGCTGGTGCAGCGGATTTGCGAAAACCAGGGCTGGACCGTCAGCCTGACGAACATGGAACCCAATGGCTGCCGCTTTCAAGTGGAATTGAGCCGGAGCGCGATTTGA